The proteins below come from a single Flavobacterium lindanitolerans genomic window:
- the mnmD gene encoding tRNA (5-methylaminomethyl-2-thiouridine)(34)-methyltransferase MnmD → MKREIIQTSDGSTSILLPEWNETYHSKHGAIQEAKHVFIQNGLSLFKGQSVSILEIGFGTGLNAFITYLEAQKLQQKIEYTGIEAYPVAAEDVLKMNYVTELDAGSEKDIFLKMHESDWNQREILSPDFSLEKQNIKFQEITDTNQYDLIYFDAFGFRVQPELWSLEIFQKMYAALKPNGILVTYACRGPIKNAMTEAGFLTEKLPGPPGKREMLRARK, encoded by the coding sequence ATGAAAAGAGAAATTATCCAGACTTCGGATGGTTCGACATCAATTCTGCTTCCCGAATGGAACGAAACCTACCATTCAAAACACGGAGCAATACAAGAGGCCAAACATGTATTCATACAAAACGGACTTTCCTTATTTAAAGGTCAGTCCGTTTCCATTTTAGAAATAGGTTTTGGCACCGGACTCAATGCTTTTATAACCTATCTGGAAGCCCAAAAACTTCAGCAAAAGATAGAATATACGGGAATTGAAGCCTATCCGGTTGCAGCCGAAGATGTGCTTAAAATGAATTATGTGACTGAATTGGATGCAGGAAGTGAAAAAGACATTTTTTTAAAAATGCACGAATCCGATTGGAACCAAAGGGAAATACTGTCTCCTGATTTTTCATTAGAGAAACAAAACATCAAGTTTCAGGAAATAACCGACACCAATCAATACGACCTGATTTATTTTGATGCTTTCGGATTTAGGGTACAGCCCGAACTATGGAGCCTGGAAATTTTCCAAAAGATGTATGCGGCATTAAAACCTAACGGTATTTTGGTTACTTATGCCTGTCGGGGTCCTATAAAAAATGCAATGACAGAAGCAGGTTTTTTAACCGAAAAGCTGCCCGGACCTCCCGGAAAAAGGGAAATGCTGAGGGCGAGGAAGTAA
- a CDS encoding SRPBCC family protein, which translates to MKILKYILLLILLAVIGLTVYIATQPGEYESEQSRIIKAQKSVVFSYVNDYKNWEDFGSWKDDDPNMQFTYSDTTIGKGAFYTWKGSSGEGKTETVFEKENDSIAQKTTFSGNEGKAYLTFKDTVGGTKVTWHSQGKLSFMDKAYAIFKGGAKKMVGDMQERTLAKLDKVISYEINTYSIQVDGVVQKSGGYYFQQKVTCKISEVQKNVGIILPSMLRFFKDNNIALTGSPFILYNTYDVPNNKASFSVCLPMREEIFTAEGSDYTSGKLEPFQALKTTLKGDYSHGKEAWDKALAHIKKNNLTENKSGSYIEVYVTSAAQVKNPSKWVTEIYVPVGQSAPTEAVTPSAVSGTSAKTTTPANSTTKTVTPAKPPVVKENQVIE; encoded by the coding sequence ATGAAAATACTGAAATACATATTGCTCCTTATTCTTCTTGCTGTTATCGGATTGACTGTTTATATAGCAACCCAGCCCGGTGAATATGAATCGGAACAAAGCAGAATAATCAAGGCGCAGAAATCTGTTGTCTTCAGTTATGTCAACGATTATAAAAACTGGGAAGATTTTGGTTCCTGGAAAGATGATGACCCTAACATGCAGTTTACTTATTCTGACACAACTATAGGGAAAGGTGCTTTTTATACATGGAAAGGCAGTTCCGGTGAAGGAAAAACCGAAACAGTATTTGAAAAAGAAAACGATAGTATTGCACAAAAAACCACTTTTTCAGGTAACGAAGGCAAAGCCTATCTTACATTTAAAGACACCGTTGGCGGTACGAAAGTCACATGGCACTCTCAAGGTAAGTTGAGTTTCATGGATAAAGCCTATGCAATATTTAAAGGTGGTGCAAAAAAGATGGTAGGCGATATGCAGGAACGTACTCTTGCCAAGCTGGATAAGGTCATCTCTTATGAAATCAACACCTACTCAATACAGGTGGATGGTGTTGTACAGAAATCAGGAGGTTATTATTTCCAGCAAAAAGTGACCTGCAAAATTTCAGAAGTCCAAAAAAATGTAGGAATCATATTGCCGAGCATGCTTCGCTTTTTTAAAGATAATAATATTGCGCTAACAGGTAGTCCTTTTATTCTTTACAACACCTACGACGTCCCAAATAACAAGGCAAGTTTTTCCGTATGTCTTCCAATGCGCGAAGAGATTTTTACGGCAGAAGGAAGCGATTATACAAGCGGTAAGTTAGAACCCTTCCAGGCTTTGAAAACAACCTTAAAAGGAGACTATTCGCACGGAAAAGAAGCCTGGGATAAAGCTCTGGCCCATATCAAAAAGAACAACCTGACTGAAAATAAATCAGGAAGCTATATTGAGGTTTATGTAACTTCTGCCGCACAGGTAAAGAATCCTTCGAAATGGGTAACAGAAATTTATGTTCCGGTTGGACAATCTGCCCCAACGGAAGCAGTTACACCTTCTGCCGTTAGCGGAACTTCTGCAAAAACAACCACACCAGCCAACAGCACTACAAAAACTGTAACTCCAGCCAAACCACCGGTTGTTAAAGAAAATCAGGTCATAGAATAA
- a CDS encoding DUF4920 domain-containing protein: MKNIFVLACSLAIFASCADKNKETEKTEETIQTPADSLPKTDSVAVAPVEATQTTEVDAKTAAKGDEVIEVTPAKEIKVEYASFGDKILADKALSKEQMFQKYKSMKKGDTIAVKFKSKINSVCKKKGCWMKMELPGQAESFVRFKDYGFFVPLNADSQEAIVSGRAFVDEISVAELKHYAKDGGKSQEEIDKITQPKITYAFQADGVLISK, translated from the coding sequence ATGAAAAATATATTTGTTTTGGCTTGTTCGCTGGCAATTTTTGCAAGCTGTGCCGATAAAAATAAAGAAACAGAAAAAACAGAAGAAACGATTCAGACACCGGCCGATAGTCTGCCTAAGACAGATTCAGTTGCCGTAGCACCTGTAGAAGCAACACAAACTACTGAAGTTGATGCTAAAACTGCGGCTAAAGGAGATGAAGTAATTGAAGTTACTCCGGCTAAGGAAATAAAAGTTGAGTATGCATCATTTGGAGATAAGATTTTAGCTGACAAGGCTTTAAGTAAAGAGCAGATGTTCCAGAAATACAAGTCAATGAAAAAAGGTGACACGATAGCGGTGAAATTCAAATCGAAAATTAACTCTGTCTGCAAGAAAAAAGGATGCTGGATGAAGATGGAATTACCGGGTCAGGCAGAATCTTTTGTGCGTTTCAAAGATTACGGTTTTTTTGTTCCATTAAATGCTGACAGTCAGGAAGCAATCGTTAGCGGAAGAGCTTTTGTTGACGAAATCTCTGTTGCCGAGTTAAAGCACTACGCAAAAGATGGTGGAAAATCTCAGGAAGAAATAGATAAAATTACTCAGCCTAAAATTACGTATGCTTTCCAGGCTGACGGAGTTTTAATCAGCAAATAA
- a CDS encoding nucleoside triphosphate pyrophosphohydrolase family protein codes for MQKQLNAVKEFHQAFGLGVSETPKGDLGESKNRLRYNLMKEENEEYLEAVQNDDKIEIADALGDMLYILCGTIIEHGLQHKIEEVFDEIQRSNMSKLGEDGKPIYREDGKVMKGPNYFKPDFSLILK; via the coding sequence ATGCAGAAACAACTCAACGCAGTAAAGGAATTCCATCAGGCATTTGGCCTGGGCGTAAGTGAAACTCCAAAAGGAGATTTAGGCGAAAGCAAAAATAGGCTACGCTACAATTTGATGAAAGAAGAAAACGAGGAATATCTTGAAGCCGTTCAGAATGATGATAAAATTGAAATTGCCGATGCTTTGGGTGACATGCTTTATATTTTATGCGGAACCATTATTGAGCACGGATTACAGCATAAAATTGAAGAGGTTTTTGATGAAATCCAACGCAGCAATATGAGCAAGTTGGGAGAGGACGGAAAGCCGATTTACCGTGAAGACGGAAAAGTGATGAAAGGCCCGAATTATTTTAAGCCTGATTTCTCCCTGATATTGAAATAA
- a CDS encoding dipeptidyl-peptidase 3 family protein, translated as MKLKTIAGMFLASAFLVSCGKDKEEPKEVAANTGDFQYEVEQFADIKVLRYQVPGWEKLTLKEQKLVYYLTQAGMAGRDIHWDQNYKHNLKIRKALENIYENYKGDKASEDWKNFEIYLKRVWFSNGIHHHYSSDKIKPAFTKEYFQKLLSETKTTLAPEIVEILFNNQDAKKVNLDESKGLLAGSAVNFYDKGITDKEAEDFYKTKKSPDAKRPYSFGLNSKLVRNASGQIEEKVWKSGGMYGPAIDKIIYWLEKAQGVAENKKQGDAIGLLIKYYKTGDLKTWDDYNIAWTEATEGNIDYINGFIEVYNDPLGYRGSYESVVQIKDFDMSKKMEVISSNAQWFEDNSTLMPEHKKKNVVGVSYKVVVVAGESGDSSPSTPIGVNLPNADWIRAEHGSKSVSLGNIVDSYNHAGGSDRLKEFANDKEEIELEEKYGEVADKLHTALHEVVGHASGQINPGVGTPKETLKSYASTLEEGRADLVGLYYLYNPKLQELGLVDDWKKVGMAAYDGYIRNGLMTQLIRLEPGADIEEAHMRNRQWVSAWVFEKGKKDNVIEKITRDGKTYFNITNYEKLHELFGQLLRETQRIKSEGDFAAGKALVENYGVKVDQKLHKEVLERNKKFKSAPYSGFVNPVLVPKTDAKGEIISFEIQQPKTFAEQMLYYSKTYGFLPEEN; from the coding sequence ATGAAATTAAAAACCATTGCAGGAATGTTTCTTGCATCGGCATTTCTTGTCTCTTGCGGAAAAGACAAAGAAGAGCCGAAAGAAGTCGCGGCAAACACAGGAGATTTTCAATATGAAGTCGAGCAGTTTGCAGATATAAAAGTATTGCGTTATCAGGTTCCGGGTTGGGAAAAGCTTACCCTCAAGGAGCAAAAACTGGTTTATTATCTGACGCAGGCTGGTATGGCGGGCCGTGATATTCATTGGGATCAAAACTACAAGCATAATTTAAAAATCAGAAAAGCCTTAGAAAACATCTATGAGAATTATAAAGGAGATAAGGCTTCGGAAGATTGGAAAAATTTTGAAATCTATCTGAAAAGAGTTTGGTTTTCTAACGGAATCCACCACCATTATTCAAGCGATAAGATTAAGCCTGCTTTTACAAAGGAGTATTTCCAAAAATTACTGTCGGAAACAAAAACGACACTTGCTCCGGAAATAGTAGAAATCCTGTTTAACAATCAGGATGCTAAAAAAGTAAACCTGGACGAATCAAAAGGATTGCTTGCCGGTTCTGCAGTAAACTTTTATGATAAGGGAATTACAGATAAAGAAGCTGAAGATTTCTATAAAACAAAGAAAAGTCCGGATGCTAAAAGACCGTATTCTTTTGGACTGAACTCAAAATTAGTGCGTAATGCCAGTGGCCAGATTGAAGAAAAAGTATGGAAAAGCGGTGGTATGTACGGACCGGCTATCGATAAAATTATTTACTGGTTGGAAAAAGCACAGGGAGTTGCTGAGAATAAAAAGCAAGGTGATGCGATTGGCCTCTTGATTAAATATTACAAAACCGGAGATTTAAAAACATGGGACGATTACAACATCGCCTGGACGGAAGCTACGGAAGGAAATATTGACTACATCAACGGATTTATTGAAGTATATAACGACCCGCTAGGTTACAGAGGTTCTTACGAATCGGTTGTACAGATTAAAGACTTCGATATGTCTAAAAAAATGGAAGTGATTTCTTCCAATGCACAATGGTTTGAAGACAATTCAACCCTAATGCCGGAACATAAAAAGAAAAATGTTGTAGGTGTATCTTACAAGGTGGTTGTCGTAGCTGGCGAATCAGGTGATTCTTCACCTAGTACTCCAATTGGTGTCAATCTTCCAAACGCGGACTGGATTCGTGCTGAACACGGTTCTAAATCGGTTTCATTAGGAAATATTGTAGATTCTTATAACCATGCAGGTGGTTCTGACCGTTTGAAAGAATTTGCAAACGATAAGGAAGAAATTGAACTGGAAGAAAAATATGGTGAAGTTGCAGACAAATTGCATACGGCATTGCACGAAGTGGTAGGACATGCTTCCGGACAAATCAATCCGGGTGTAGGAACGCCAAAAGAAACTTTAAAAAGTTATGCTTCGACTTTGGAAGAAGGAAGAGCTGATCTGGTTGGTTTGTATTATCTGTACAATCCAAAACTACAAGAGCTAGGCCTGGTTGACGATTGGAAAAAAGTAGGTATGGCAGCTTATGACGGTTATATCAGAAACGGATTGATGACACAGTTGATTCGTTTGGAGCCGGGAGCTGACATTGAAGAAGCGCACATGAGAAACCGCCAGTGGGTGAGTGCCTGGGTTTTTGAAAAAGGTAAAAAAGATAATGTAATCGAGAAGATTACGCGTGACGGCAAAACGTATTTTAATATTACAAACTACGAAAAACTTCACGAACTTTTTGGTCAGCTTTTGAGAGAAACGCAACGAATCAAATCGGAAGGTGATTTTGCAGCAGGAAAAGCATTAGTAGAAAACTATGGTGTAAAAGTAGACCAGAAATTGCATAAGGAAGTTTTGGAGAGAAACAAGAAATTCAAATCGGCACCTTACAGCGGATTTGTAAATCCGGTTTTGGTTCCTAAAACAGATGCCAAAGGAGAAATCATTTCTTTTGAAATCCAACAACCTAAAACTTTTGCAGAACAGATGTTGTATTATTCTAAAACATATGGTTTCTTGCCTGAAGAAAACTAG
- a CDS encoding hydrogen peroxide-inducible genes activator → MTITQLYYVLAVAENKNFTLAAEKCFVTQPTLSMQIQKLEDELGVLIFDRSKKPIQLTEIGQKIVTQAKNIVNESDRIQDIVDQQKGFIGGEFKLGIIPTIMPTLLPMFLNNFIKKYPKIKLIIEEHNTEEIITRLKNGHLDAAIAATPLEDEKIKEIVLYYEPFVAYFPESHHSFHKEEIEVDDIDVDSLLLLQDGHCFRDGILNLCKNVNNSETSPFQIESGSFETLIKLADEGLGTTLLPYLHTLDLKEKDKLKLRHFKEPKPAREVSLIFPKSELKIHIIDALRQVIAGVVKGAIVFQNVQIISPLSKKNQ, encoded by the coding sequence ATGACAATCACACAATTATATTATGTTCTGGCAGTAGCCGAGAATAAGAACTTTACACTTGCCGCAGAAAAATGCTTTGTTACTCAGCCCACGTTAAGCATGCAAATCCAAAAACTGGAAGACGAACTCGGCGTTTTAATATTTGACAGGAGTAAAAAACCGATACAACTTACCGAAATAGGGCAAAAAATAGTAACTCAGGCCAAAAACATAGTCAATGAGTCTGACAGAATCCAGGATATTGTTGACCAGCAAAAGGGATTCATTGGAGGCGAATTCAAATTAGGGATTATTCCGACTATTATGCCTACGCTATTGCCGATGTTCCTGAATAATTTCATTAAAAAATATCCAAAAATAAAACTGATTATAGAAGAACATAATACAGAGGAAATTATCACACGCCTTAAAAACGGCCATTTGGATGCTGCGATTGCAGCTACTCCATTGGAAGATGAAAAGATTAAAGAAATCGTTTTGTATTATGAACCTTTTGTCGCTTATTTTCCTGAAAGCCACCATAGCTTCCACAAAGAAGAAATAGAAGTCGATGATATTGATGTCGATTCGCTATTGCTTTTGCAGGATGGACATTGTTTCCGGGACGGTATTTTAAATTTGTGTAAAAACGTAAACAATTCCGAAACATCGCCTTTCCAGATTGAAAGCGGAAGTTTTGAAACCCTGATTAAGCTGGCAGATGAAGGACTCGGCACTACGCTTCTTCCCTATTTGCACACTTTGGATTTAAAAGAAAAGGACAAGCTGAAATTACGCCATTTTAAGGAACCAAAACCAGCGCGTGAAGTCAGCCTTATATTTCCGAAAAGTGAGTTAAAAATACATATTATTGACGCTTTACGCCAGGTTATTGCCGGTGTTGTAAAAGGAGCAATCGTTTTTCAAAACGTGCAGATTATAAGTCCGCTATCCAAAAAGAATCAATAA
- a CDS encoding branched-chain amino acid aminotransferase has translation MNLKNNPEIDIIRASSTKINDVDFENLVFGNIFTDHMLVCDYKDGKWQKPVIRPYEPFLLDPSAKVFHYGQAIFEGMKAYKDNNDDVWLFRPDENFDRFNKSAVRMAMPEVPEEVFLGGLHEILKIEKDWVKKGKGNTLYIRPFMIATGTGVVAAPSSQYRFMIILSPAKSYYSGEVKVIIAEHYSRAANGGIGAAKAAGNYSAQFYPTQLANKDGFQQIIWTDDATHTKLEEAGTMNVFFRINNTLFTAPASERILDGVTRKSLITLAEKEGIDIQVRSVLVWELVEAAKNGTLKEIFGAGTAAVVNPIVGFSYKGEYFELPKVEDSIALQLKEKLTNIQYKLAEDPFDWTVKI, from the coding sequence ATGAATCTAAAAAATAATCCCGAAATTGACATTATCAGGGCATCATCAACCAAGATTAATGATGTTGATTTCGAAAATCTTGTCTTCGGAAACATCTTTACTGACCATATGCTGGTTTGTGATTATAAAGATGGGAAATGGCAAAAGCCTGTCATCAGGCCTTATGAGCCATTCCTTCTGGATCCTTCGGCAAAAGTCTTCCACTACGGACAAGCTATATTTGAAGGTATGAAAGCCTACAAAGACAATAATGATGACGTTTGGCTTTTCAGACCGGACGAAAACTTTGACCGATTTAATAAGTCGGCAGTAAGAATGGCCATGCCTGAGGTTCCTGAAGAAGTATTTTTAGGCGGGCTTCATGAAATTTTAAAAATAGAAAAAGACTGGGTTAAAAAAGGTAAAGGCAATACGCTTTACATCCGTCCGTTTATGATTGCAACGGGTACAGGTGTAGTCGCTGCTCCGTCATCACAATATCGTTTTATGATTATCCTTTCTCCTGCAAAATCCTATTATTCCGGAGAAGTAAAAGTAATCATCGCCGAACATTACAGCCGTGCAGCTAACGGCGGTATTGGCGCAGCAAAAGCAGCCGGAAATTATTCAGCTCAATTCTATCCGACACAATTGGCCAATAAGGACGGTTTCCAGCAGATTATCTGGACAGACGATGCCACGCATACAAAACTGGAAGAAGCAGGAACTATGAACGTTTTCTTCAGAATTAACAACACCCTGTTTACGGCACCAGCCAGCGAAAGGATTTTGGACGGTGTAACCCGAAAAAGCCTTATCACTCTCGCTGAAAAAGAAGGTATTGACATACAGGTACGTTCCGTTTTGGTTTGGGAATTGGTGGAAGCAGCTAAAAATGGTACTCTGAAAGAAATCTTTGGCGCAGGAACCGCCGCTGTAGTTAATCCGATTGTTGGGTTCTCTTATAAAGGCGAATATTTCGAGCTTCCAAAAGTAGAAGACTCCATTGCTTTGCAATTAAAAGAAAAACTGACCAATATTCAGTACAAACTGGCTGAAGATCCTTTTGACTGGACGGTAAAAATCTAA
- a CDS encoding Dps family protein, translating to MKTNILGLPVKETEEISNDLNILLSSFQVYYQNLRGIHWNIRGKRFFDLHVKFEELYNDAQLKIDMIAERVLTIGGRPLHTFEDYMKNNKLKVGKNISVDEEAVHLIVTSLSDLLKIERDLLSKSADANDEGTNSMMSDFIKEQEKTIWMMKAWLEEKI from the coding sequence ATGAAAACGAATATTTTAGGACTGCCAGTTAAAGAAACCGAAGAAATATCAAACGATTTAAACATATTGTTATCCAGCTTTCAGGTGTATTATCAAAACCTGAGAGGTATACATTGGAATATCAGAGGGAAACGTTTTTTTGACCTCCACGTGAAGTTTGAAGAATTATATAACGATGCCCAGCTAAAAATTGATATGATAGCAGAAAGAGTGCTTACAATTGGCGGAAGACCACTTCATACTTTCGAAGATTATATGAAGAACAACAAGCTAAAAGTAGGGAAGAATATTTCTGTAGATGAAGAAGCAGTACATCTGATTGTTACTTCGCTGTCTGACCTCTTAAAGATTGAAAGAGACCTTTTGTCGAAATCTGCAGATGCAAATGACGAAGGTACCAATTCTATGATGAGTGACTTTATTAAAGAACAGGAAAAAACAATCTGGATGATGAAAGCCTGGCTGGAAGAAAAAATATAA